AAACTCATCAGCGCCATCAATGCCAATCAGCTCATCAAAGGTGGGCAGTGTCGTTGGGTATTGCACGTGCTTGGCTTTGCCTGAGGGTAGAGCAAGGCGATAGGGCATTAAATTAGGTTCTGCTCTACCGTCAGAAGAATAAGTAATGCCCCATTGATCGAGTTGCTCAAATGCAGCTTCGTTCATCTGCCAACCAGCGGCACCATAGGTCACTGGCGCGTGACCAAAAATTTCTACAAAACGATCCCAACTTTTTTGCATCATTGCTTTGGTCCAGGATGCATCCTGATTACGCACTGCATCCTGCCAGGCAACATGATCCCAAGTGTGGATGCCAGTCTCGTGACCAGCTTGATCAATAGCGCGCATTTCTGCGGTAGCTTTTTTGCCAATATCGGGACCGGGAATTAGAACGCCATAGAGCAGGGTTTTAATGCCATAGTGTTCGACAACGGAAGTTCGACTCACTTTTTTCAAAAAGCCCGGGCGAAAGACTCGCTTTAATGCCCAGCCAGTATGGTCAGGCCCAAGACTAAAGAGGAAGGTTGCCTTAAGTCCAAAGCGCTCCAGAGTGCGAGCTAGATTCGGTGCACCTTCTTTGGTGCCGCGTAAGGTATCAACATCAACCTTGAGAGCAATCTTAGCCATGAACCTTGAGGTTTACTTTCTCTTACTCTTTATCGACCAAGCTACGCGCTTTTTCTACATCTTCGCGATAGGCTTCAAAAATATTCTTGAGCGCATCAGACATCGTAGTGGTTGGCTTCCAACCTAGTTCGCTCATCGTGTTATCAATTGCTGGCACGCGATTTTGTACGTCTTGATAGCCTTCACCATAGTAGGCGCCAGAAGTGGTTTCTACAATCTTCACTTCATTAGCGGTCTTTGCATATTCAGGAATGCTGCGAGCAATTTCTAGCATCTGATTGGCGAGCTCACGAATTGAGTGATTGTTCTTTGGGTTACCAATGTTGTAGATTTTGCCGTTAGCAATACCATCTTTGTTATCAATGATGCGCATTAACGCATCGATGCCGTCGTCAACATAGGTAAAGGCGCGTTTCTGGGCGCCACCATCAACGACGTTGATAGACTCGCCGCGAACAATGTGACCCAAGAACTGAGTGACCACGCGTGAAGAACCTTCTTTTGGTGTGTAGATACTATCTAAGCCAGGGCCAATCCAGTTAAATGGGCGGAAGAGGGTGAAGCGCAAGCCTTCCATGCCATAGCCCCAGATCACACGGTCCATTAGCTGCTTGGAGCAAGCGTAGATCCAACGCGGTTTGTTGATTGGGCCATAAACCATATTAGATTTAGCAGGATCAAATTCGCTGTCTTCACACATTCCATAAACTTCGGAAGTTGATGGAAACACCAAATGCTTTTTATATTTCACTGCAGAACGTACGATTGGAAGATTTGCTTCGAAGTCGAGTTCAAATACTTTGAGTGGTTGCTGCACATAAGTTGCAGGAGTTGCGATTGCAACTAAAGGTAGGATGACATCGCATTTGCGAATGTGATATTCAACCCATTCTTTATTGATGGTGATGTCACCCTCAAAGAAGTGCATGCGAGGATGATTAACTAAGTCACCAAGGCGATCATTTTGCATGTCCATGCCATAGACGTCCCAATCGGTTGTCTCTAGAATGCGCTTTGAAAGGTGGTGGCCAATAAAACCGTTAACACCAAGAATGAGTACTTTTTTCATCTTTACTGCCTCGTTTTAATCTAATTTATTTGCTTGCTGGAAACCATTCCAAAACTTCAACAACTTGATGGTCACCACAAATGCCGAATACCCGATTATCAACCACTTGGATGCCGCAAACCCCAAGATCGAGATTGGCTGGAAATGGCCCTTTTAGGCTTGTGCGGGCCACAATCATGGCAAGACCCTCATGATCAGTAAATGCGCCTGGATATGGGGGTGCAACGGCTCTAACCAGGTCATGAACCTGTTTAGCTGTCTGATTCCAGTGAATTTGGCCATCCGCAGGCTTTCTGCCCCCGAAATAACTCCCTTTTTGGAGTTCATTGGGCTGGCGGGGAACATTTCCCTGGATCAGGCTTGGCAAAACCTGGTGGATGACGCTTACAGCAGCCTGATTAACTTTTCCAAATACATCGGTGGCTGTCTCGTCGGGGCCAATGCTGACTGCTACTTGTCCAACAATATCTCCGGCATCAGGTTTTGCTTCCATGATGTGCAAGGTGGCGCCAGTTTCAGTTTCCCCATGAAGGATGGCCCAATTTACTGGTGCGCGTCCTCGATACTTGGGGAGCAACGAGCCATGCATATTGAGTGCAGCAATCTTGGCGCATGCCAAAATCTGCTCCGGAATCATAAAGCGATAGTAGAAAGAAAAAATGTAATCAGGTGCCATTGCCTGAAGCTTCGGAATTAAATTCGCAAGTTCTTTGACATTGGGTGTGATGTAGGGAATATTTTTTTCGGTACAGAGTTTGGCTACGCTACCAAACCACACATTTTCATTGGGATCATCTTGATGGGTAACTACAAGATCGACTTGTATGCCGGCATCAAGAAGTGCTTTCAGGCAATTAACGCCTACATCGTGATAAGCAAAGACGACTGCGTGCAATTATTTTTTCTCTAAAACAGTTTGCACAACATAACGTGGACGTTTACGAATCTGTTGATAGATACGACCAATATATTCGCCTAAAAGTCCAAGTCCAAAGAGCATGACGCCAATTAGGAAGAAGGTGAGTGCGAAGAGGGTAAATACTCCTTCAACCTCAGCGCCTAGAACAAAGCGGCGCACCAGCAGATAGGCGAATAGGCTGCCAGCAGCAAGGGATAGCAGCATGCCGAGGATCGAAAAGATCTGCAGCGGCATGATAGAAAAGCCGGTGACCAAATCAAAGTTGAGACGAATTAATTGATACAAGGTGTACTTGGACTCACCAGCAAAGCGCTCTTCATGTTTGACGGAGATCTCAACTGGATTTGCAGAAAAGGTATACGCCAAGGCTGGAATAAAGGTATTACTTTCATCGCATTGACGAACCAAATCAACAATACGACGGCTGTAGCCGCGCAACATGCAGCCTTGATCGGTCATCGTGATGCGAGTAATATTTTCGCGCAATCGATTCATGGCGCGTGATGCAAATTTTCTAAAGAAGCTATCCTGACGATCAGCGCGAATCGTGCCGACGTAGTCATGACCTTTTAAAAGTTGCTCTGTGAGCGCATCAATCTCTTCCGGTGGATTTTGTAAGTCCGCATCCAAGGTGATGATGTATTCACCTTTAGCATATTCAAAGCCAGCCATGATCGCCATATGCTGACCAAAGTTGCTATGAAATAAAACAGCACGGGTGACATCGGGTCGCAACTCAACTTGCTTGGAAAGGATGCCGGCAGAGCGATCTTTGCTACCGTCATTAACAAAAACGATTTCGTAGGCAATCTTCCGTTTAGTAGCGAGCGCATCAAGCGCCGGATAGAGACGATCAAATAGCGCTTGGAGACCATCTTCCTCGTTGTAAACGGGAATAACAATGCTGAGTGTTGGGTTGGCAACTAGATTTGCAGTCATGCCGCAATTTTGCCTGATTCTGTGGGTCTAGCCTAAGAACACTAGTTTTTGAGGTATTTCTGCAAAATTCCGACTAATCCCTTGGCTATACGGCCAATATCCTCATCCGCCATTGCAGGAAACAAAGGGAGCGTTAGGATGGATTTGCCAATGCGCTCGGCAATGGGCGTGTCAGAGGTTTTGTAACCCTGGTTTTGATAAAGCGTAAAGCCAGTGATAGCAGGGTAATGAACGCCGGTACCAATACCAAGATCCTTTAACTCGGCCATGATTTGGGCGCGATCTGTATTTAATTGATCAAGCGGCAAAACCACTTGGAACATGTGCCAGTTGCTATCAGTAAAGTTTTCAACTGGAAGCTCTAATTTCAAATCATCTAATGAGGCAGCTTTTAATTCAGCACGAATGACATCAAAGTATTGGCGCGCTAAGTCGGCGCGACGCGCTTGATATGCGGGGAGCTGTTTGAGCTGCTCAAGACCGATGGCTGCATTGACATCCGTCAAATTATCTTTTCCACCCAATACGTCAACATCCATTCCGTCCATACCTTGACGGGTTAATCCTTGGAGACGGAATTTCTCAGCAAGCTTTGCTTCATCGACATTGTTTAAAACAAGACAGCCACCTTCAACGGTCGTCAGATTTTTGTTGGCCTGAAAGCTAAAGCTTACTAAGTCGCCAAAGCTGCCAATCTTCTTGCCTTGCCATTGAGATCCAAAGGCTTGGGCTGCATCTTCAATGACGCGCAGATTGTGTTGCTTAGCCAATGCGTAGAGTTGATCCATGTTTACCGGTAGGCCTGCCAAATAGACTGGCATGATGGCGCGGGTCTTTGATGTAATAGCGCTCGCAACTTTAATAAGATCAATGTTGCGTGTTACTGGATCAATATCTGCAAATACCGGTTTTGCGCCAACACTCAAGATGACATTTGAGGTTGCTACCCAAGAGATGGGGGTTGTGATGACTTCATCGCCTGCTCCAATGCCTGCAACCTGCAATGCAATTTTCATTGTGGCGGTGCCATTAGCAAAGCAACGCACTGGACGACCACCAAAGTACTCACTTAGAGTCGCTTCAAACTCTGCCAACTTAGGGCCTGATGTCACCCATCCAGAGCGCAATACTTCTGATACAGCGTCAATCGTTTCTTGATTAAAGCTCGGACGCGTAAAAGGGATGAATGTTTGGTTGTTTGACATGATGGTTTAGATATTACTGCGTCAGACTTGATGTGTCAGGATGTTTCACAATAACTCTGCGCGAGTCCCGGCCGATTTCTACCATTGGGAAATTTTGAGCCTGAAGAGCGTCAAATTGCTCTGGAACCATGATGGCATAGGCAGTCTGATCTTCTTTCCAGCGGCTAATAAATGCATCGAGAGTTGGCATCCAGAGCTCGGGCTCTTGTTTGACGCCAAACTCGAGCTCATCTGGAGACTCCACCATGATCATGGTTCTGCCTAAATAGAAAGGCACTGTGTGATCTAGCAGGCGAACAGAATAGAAGTTCACTTTTTCTGGAATAGATGTTTTAACACTTTTCACAAGATCAACGCCGGATACTGCGCGTCCTAAAGTTTCGTGACCTGTTCCCGCAATGATCGCGCAGAGAAAAAATCCACATGCAAAACTCACAATGCTTTGTATGCCATTGCGTTTGCTTTGCCATGCTGCATAGGCACTAAAGATAACTAGCGCCGCCAAAGCGGCGATCACCCAGTAAACATATTGTGCATAGGCTTCAATTTCATCAGGTCTTGCTTGTTTGCCAATAGCATCTAGAAAGAAAAAGCCAAAACATCCGAGCAAAGAAAATCCAAGCACTTGTAATTTCCATGGCAATGTCATGGTGTTGGTATGCCCAAGCAAGCGGTCAAGACGATTGCCAATAATTAATGCAAGTGCAGGAAAAATAGGGATGATGTAGCCAGGCAACTTTGAACGCGAGACGCTAAAGAATGCAAAGATCACCAC
The window above is part of the Polynucleobacter sp. AP-Kolm-20A-A1 genome. Proteins encoded here:
- a CDS encoding polysaccharide deacetylase family protein gives rise to the protein MAKIALKVDVDTLRGTKEGAPNLARTLERFGLKATFLFSLGPDHTGWALKRVFRPGFLKKVSRTSVVEHYGIKTLLYGVLIPGPDIGKKATAEMRAIDQAGHETGIHTWDHVAWQDAVRNQDASWTKAMMQKSWDRFVEIFGHAPVTYGAAGWQMNEAAFEQLDQWGITYSSDGRAEPNLMPYRLALPSGKAKHVQYPTTLPTFDELIGIDGADEFGAVKKLLEITQSNPNDQVFTLHAELEGQKLLPAFEQLLAGWLNQGHDLVTMGELHKSWEATKQLDKIALLPLTWGEIPNRSGDLIIQNN
- a CDS encoding bifunctional UDP-4-keto-pentose/UDP-xylose synthase, translated to MKKVLILGVNGFIGHHLSKRILETTDWDVYGMDMQNDRLGDLVNHPRMHFFEGDITINKEWVEYHIRKCDVILPLVAIATPATYVQQPLKVFELDFEANLPIVRSAVKYKKHLVFPSTSEVYGMCEDSEFDPAKSNMVYGPINKPRWIYACSKQLMDRVIWGYGMEGLRFTLFRPFNWIGPGLDSIYTPKEGSSRVVTQFLGHIVRGESINVVDGGAQKRAFTYVDDGIDALMRIIDNKDGIANGKIYNIGNPKNNHSIRELANQMLEIARSIPEYAKTANEVKIVETTSGAYYGEGYQDVQNRVPAIDNTMSELGWKPTTTMSDALKNIFEAYREDVEKARSLVDKE
- a CDS encoding formyltransferase, producing the protein MHAVVFAYHDVGVNCLKALLDAGIQVDLVVTHQDDPNENVWFGSVAKLCTEKNIPYITPNVKELANLIPKLQAMAPDYIFSFYYRFMIPEQILACAKIAALNMHGSLLPKYRGRAPVNWAILHGETETGATLHIMEAKPDAGDIVGQVAVSIGPDETATDVFGKVNQAAVSVIHQVLPSLIQGNVPRQPNELQKGSYFGGRKPADGQIHWNQTAKQVHDLVRAVAPPYPGAFTDHEGLAMIVARTSLKGPFPANLDLGVCGIQVVDNRVFGICGDHQVVEVLEWFPASK
- a CDS encoding glycosyltransferase, whose translation is MTANLVANPTLSIVIPVYNEEDGLQALFDRLYPALDALATKRKIAYEIVFVNDGSKDRSAGILSKQVELRPDVTRAVLFHSNFGQHMAIMAGFEYAKGEYIITLDADLQNPPEEIDALTEQLLKGHDYVGTIRADRQDSFFRKFASRAMNRLRENITRITMTDQGCMLRGYSRRIVDLVRQCDESNTFIPALAYTFSANPVEISVKHEERFAGESKYTLYQLIRLNFDLVTGFSIMPLQIFSILGMLLSLAAGSLFAYLLVRRFVLGAEVEGVFTLFALTFFLIGVMLFGLGLLGEYIGRIYQQIRKRPRYVVQTVLEKK
- a CDS encoding DegT/DnrJ/EryC1/StrS aminotransferase family protein, translated to MSNNQTFIPFTRPSFNQETIDAVSEVLRSGWVTSGPKLAEFEATLSEYFGGRPVRCFANGTATMKIALQVAGIGAGDEVITTPISWVATSNVILSVGAKPVFADIDPVTRNIDLIKVASAITSKTRAIMPVYLAGLPVNMDQLYALAKQHNLRVIEDAAQAFGSQWQGKKIGSFGDLVSFSFQANKNLTTVEGGCLVLNNVDEAKLAEKFRLQGLTRQGMDGMDVDVLGGKDNLTDVNAAIGLEQLKQLPAYQARRADLARQYFDVIRAELKAASLDDLKLELPVENFTDSNWHMFQVVLPLDQLNTDRAQIMAELKDLGIGTGVHYPAITGFTLYQNQGYKTSDTPIAERIGKSILTLPLFPAMADEDIGRIAKGLVGILQKYLKN